A section of the Phaseolus vulgaris cultivar G19833 chromosome 8, P. vulgaris v2.0, whole genome shotgun sequence genome encodes:
- the LOC137825018 gene encoding uncharacterized protein, with the protein MDLKELIVIPNVADRLKSLPKIDRRLGLDQSPEPNLFFTKAYLQDVVPHDNDPMVILVVTTGRRVHRVLVDQGSSTIVMFWSTFNKLQLSPDQLRPYNDCLYGFTGDQVEVRRHIKLRTTFTDGTASRTVKIRYLVVNAPSAYNILLGRPALNKTRKATKKCYENNLKTKRGVCTVTNQPPRGEGVTRVEIAREDRPESAEEVLEREIGGKKLKLGRSLSQEAQYQIAEVIARHLNAFAWSASDMPGIDLDFLCHRLTMDPQV; encoded by the exons ATGGACCTTAAAGAGCTAATAGTTATCCCCAACGTGGCGGACAGACTAAAGTCACTCCCGAAGATCGATAGGAGACTGGGGCTCGACCAGTCCCCGGAACCCAACCTCTTCTTCACAAAGGCCTATCTTCAAGATGTGGTTCCacatgacaacgatccaatgGTGATCTTAGTGGTGACAACAGGAAGGAGAGTGCACCGAGTCCTCGTCGATCAGGGGAGTTCGACGATTGTGATGTTCTGGTCaaccttcaacaagctacaaTTGTCGCCAGATCAGTTGAGACCCTACAACGACTGCCTATATGGTTTCACTGGGGACCAGGTGGAGGTACGAAGGCACATAAAGCTAAGGACAACTTTCACAGACGGCACCGCATCTCGCACAGTTAAGATAAGGTACCTTGTTGTCAATGCTCCTTCTGCTTACAACATCCTTCTGGGCAGACCTGCCCTAAACAAAACCAGG AAAGCgacaaagaagtgctatgagaataacttgaagacgaagagaggggtGTGCACAGTAACCAACCAACCTCCAAGGGGAGAGGGGGTTACCCGAGTAGAGATCGCCCGGGAAGATAGACCTGAATCTGCGGAGGAGGTGCTGGAAAGGGAGATTGGGGGAAAGAAGTTGAAGCTCGGTAGATCCCTAAGTCAGGAGGCGCAATACCAGATTGCCGAGGTAATAGCGCGACATCTGAATGCCTTCGCGTGGTCTGCCTCAGACATGCCTGGCATCGACCtagatttcttgtgccatcgcctcaccatggacccccaaGTTTGA